The genomic window AGCCAGCCGTACTCGTTGTAATACCAGTTGATCCAGCCTTCGTTGATGGTCAGACGGTGTTGCGAATCCAGTCGTCGGGCATCGAAATCCACGGTCGCGATCCAGCGGTCCTTGTTGTCCCGCGAGTGGTACTGGATGGCCACTTCGCTGCCGTCCTCGTTCCACTTGATGCCTTCGATGCCGACAGCGCGCTTCTCCGGCGCTTTCAGCGCGTTCTGCACGGCGCGGCGATCGCCACCATTGGCGACATGGTATTCAACGGCGGACGCACGCAGGCTGCGGAACGGGTCGTCCTTGATGCCGGGCAGGCGGGCGCTGCTCAGCGCGTGCACCGTGCCGTCGGACAGGTCAACGAGGTGCGCCGTGGTGTCGGCGTAACCGTTCTCACCCACCAGCGTGCGGACAGCCTGGTTCTCGACGTAACCCGATTCGGAAACGTAATGCGGCATGCTGTCGTTGCGACCCCCGTTATGGCTCTTCGGCTGGGTAGTGACGATCATCCAGCGTCCCGATGGCGACAGGCTGGTCGAGACCGTCCGGGTGCCGGCACCGAGGTAGATCGGCGGGTTCATGCGATTGCCGCTTTCGCGTTTTGCCGCAAGCTCCTGCTCCTGCTTGTTGTCGGCATGTTCCTTGTCACGACGCAGGGTGCTGAACAGCCTCGTCTGCTGGTCGCGCAGGAAATCGAAGCCACGCTTGTCCTCGTCGGGCTTGTCCTCGTTGAGGAACTGCGCTGCCTGGCGCGTGAGGCCGCTGTCGCGGTCATGGATGTAGAAGTCGTTACCGACCTGCCAGGCTATGCTGCCGTCCGCCATGAAGAACGGTGCCGACTCGGTGGCGGCGGTCATGGTCAGTTGCACCAGCTCGCCACCATTCGAGGCGACGAAGATGTCGCCGTTCTTCGCGAACACTCGCTCGCTGCGATCGGCATCGAAGTTGCCACCGGCGCCCGGCATTGCCGCAGCAGATGCTGCTGAAAGCCTTTCGAGCTCTCCGGATTCGGTATCCAGGCGGTAGTCATCGAAGAAGGTTTCGCCCTCGCGTTTCTTCTGGAAGGCGACATGCCGGCTGTCGGGCAGCCAGTAGGCATTCAGCGGGCGATTACCCAGCCAGTCCGGATCCTGCATGATCAGTTCCAGGCTCAGGCCGTCGGCCGTTGCCGAGTCATCGGCCTGGGTCGCGAAGCTGGCCGGCAGGCCAACCAGCAGGCCGGCCAGCAGGGCTGTCACCGGCATGGCCCTGCGGGTTCGGGTCGTGTGCATCTTCAAAGCCTTCATTTTCGTGTCCTTCTTCAGTCTTGCGATTTCGTCATTACGTCAGTGTATTCAGAGCGAGGCGATCGCCGCCTCGAGATCCGCGAGCAGGTCATCCACGTGCTCGAGCCCTATGGAAAGGCGGAGCAGGTTGTCCGGGGAACGGCGATGTTCACCCTCGATGGAGGCGCGGTGTTCGATCAGGCTTTCCACACCGCCAAGACTCGTCGCCTCGATGAACAGGCGAGTGCGCTGCGCGAGCTTTCTTGCGCGCTCCTCGTCGCCTCGCAGGCAGAATGACAGCAAGCCGCCGAAACCGACCATTTGCGTGGCAGCGACTTCATGCCCTTCGGCGCCAGCCAGTCCGGGGTAGAAAACCTTCTCCACCTCGGGATGTCCGGCCAGCCAGCTTGCCACGCGCAATGCGGAATCGCACTGCTGGCGTACCCGCACCGACAGGGTCGACAGGCTGCGCAGCAGCAACCAGCAATCGAAGGCCGAGGGTACAGCGCCCGCGTTGCCTTGCCAGCGGCCGATGGCCTCGGCGAGCTCCTCGTCGT from Gammaproteobacteria bacterium includes these protein-coding regions:
- a CDS encoding S9 family peptidase produces the protein MKALKMHTTRTRRAMPVTALLAGLLVGLPASFATQADDSATADGLSLELIMQDPDWLGNRPLNAYWLPDSRHVAFQKKREGETFFDDYRLDTESGELERLSAASAAAMPGAGGNFDADRSERVFAKNGDIFVASNGGELVQLTMTAATESAPFFMADGSIAWQVGNDFYIHDRDSGLTRQAAQFLNEDKPDEDKRGFDFLRDQQTRLFSTLRRDKEHADNKQEQELAAKRESGNRMNPPIYLGAGTRTVSTSLSPSGRWMIVTTQPKSHNGGRNDSMPHYVSESGYVENQAVRTLVGENGYADTTAHLVDLSDGTVHALSSARLPGIKDDPFRSLRASAVEYHVANGGDRRAVQNALKAPEKRAVGIEGIKWNEDGSEVAIQYHSRDNKDRWIATVDFDARRLDSQHRLTINEGWINWYYNEYGWLPDGKTLWFLSEESGYSQLYTQRIDRRHQALTRGEFVVSTPWLDPAGEYFYFVANVDRPGTYQVHRVPAAGGAMEQLTTIGIEPDERQDSDDRVSPFMLSPDGSKLLFKHDSPTRPAELYVQAMGEPESARQVTRFTSDEFLAYDWQAPEIVQVPSTHFDGTITSRVYTPDNFDSSQQYPAVVFVHGAGYLQNAHDGWSGYFREFMFHNILVRKGYVVIDMDYRGSRGYGSEWRTEIYRQMGHPELEDLQDGVKWLAENKSVDPERVGIYGGSYGGFMTFMALFRAPGEFAAGASLRPVTDWAHYNHDYTSNILNTPEVDPRAYEKSSPIEWAADYDNTPMLIAHGMEDDNVFFKDSIRLVQRLIELKKENYTIAPYPLDPHGFDNPESWLDEYRRIYKLFEENLK